The Aquincola tertiaricarbonis genomic sequence GCTGCGGCGGCTGTTTCCCTCGATCCACATGCCCATCGTGTACGCCCAGCATCCGATCGCCGCACTTCAGAAGCTGCGGCTGCGCGACTATGAGGCGATCGGGCAGGCGGTGGCGCAGGGCCGCGAGGACGTGGCCGACGCGCGCGGCATGGAGCACGTGCGCCATGTGCGGCGCGAAATCCAGCGGCAACTGGCCTCCTGACTGCGCACAGCGCTCGTGCTGCGGCAACGCCCCGCGTTACCGGCGGACAGACTGGTCGCGGCTACCCAAATAGTCAGACACACGTCCGCTCTTGGCCAATCGCGATCCCTCCTCGCGCCCGTCGCCGCACCCACACCGACCTTCGTGTGCGCGCACTGCGGCCAAGCGATGGTGGTGTTGCAGGTCTTCGTGCGCGGCTGCTCGATCCGGGCGCCGCCAGTCTCATGACGCGGCGCCTTCGCCGTCGCTCTACACGACGCCGACCAAGGCGTCCGGTAGCTGGCTGCGCGCGCTGCTTGGAGAGCGCACCCGCATACCGCGCTGGCGACCATTGCGACACCACGGCGACTCGTCGCCAGCCACACTTGCCTGCATGCGCGATCTCGCTGAGGCGGTGCGGACAGCCGGATCGCCGAGCCAGCGCCGACCAATCTCCATAGCCGTTGCGCTCAACAACGGCCGTGGCGTTCGCCGCGGTTTCCTCCCCCGAGCCTTGTGCGACACCTGCCCTCATGCACTCGGCTAGCTCGACCACCTGCGCGTCAGGGCAGGTGTCGCACAAGCCTTAACAGCAGCAGTTGTCGGTGAAGTTCGGCTTTCTGGCCTTCTTTCGCCTTCTCCACAGGACTGGGTCGGAATGGACCCTTGCCAAGCTACTCACGCTGTAGGAAGTCCATTGTGGAGACTGACCTCGCTGACCTCGCGCTGACGCTCCGCATCGGCGAGGCGCGGCCGTTGCACCAGCCTGCATTCGGACACATCGAGCGAGATCGGCCAGGACTGCATGAAGGCTTGCCAGCGGCCGCGTGTTCGGCCGCGCGGGCAACGCCTGCACCGCTAACAGCAGCCAATTCAGGTGGCGAGCTTGACCTGAAGCTTCTCGACGAGGCTGAGCCGGTCACCGTGAATCGCAGCAGCCTGTGCCTGCAGCAGCGCGCTGTCGCCGTTCTGGGTGGCGTTGATTTCGTAGTCGCGCTAGGCTGCGGCTAGCCGCACAGCCCCCACTGTCGCGCAAGCACCACGCAGGGAGTAAGTGTGCCCCGGGGTCAGCGCGATCGTGGTGTCGCCGTAAGCCTCGACGAAGAAATGCAGCAGGCGCATCAGCAGATCCGGCGACCCGCCGGCTACGTGCATCTCTCGCTCAACATCCTGCCTTTCAATGCCTGCCAGTTGTTCCTGCAACCGCAATTGCTGCGGGAGTGGCACCAGCTGCGGCGCGTCGGCCGGTGTGACGACACGCGTAGCGTCCGACGGCAACCATCGCGCCAGAGTCGCATACAAGCGCTTGGGATCGACCGGCTTGGCGACATGGTCGTTCATTCCCGCGTCCAGGCAGTCTTGGCGGTCTTCGCCATACGCACTTGCGGTCATTGCAACGATCGGCAGCGCACTCCGTCCGCCAGCGCGGATGCGGCGCGCCGCCTCCAGGCCGTCGACCTCGGGCATCTGGATGTCCATCAGCACCAAGTCGTAGCGGCCCGACAACGCCCGATCGACCGCCTGCTGCCCGTTGCCGACCACGTCGACAGCCAGGCCCGTCGCACACAGCAGTTCGCGGGCGACCTCTTGATTGATCGGGCTATCCTCGGCCAGCAGCACACGGCTGCCGTGATGCCGGGCACGCAAGAGCACCTCCGAAGGTCCCAGCGCCGTCGCCTGCGGTGCCCGGCACGGGCTCGCGCCGAGAAGCACGCCAGCGAGGATGTCGTGCAGCTTCGTCGACGAGACCGGCTTGGGCAGCAAGCCGATGAAGCCAGCCGCTAGGGCCTTCCGGTGCGAGAGCTCGTCATCGTCGGCGCTGACCAGGATGGCCGGTGGCAGCGTCGTCCCGAGCATCGCGCGCAGACGGCCCAGGGTCTGCGGCCCGTCGTGTGGGGCCATCCGATGATCCAGCAGCAGCACGTCGTAGCCGCGTCCCGCCGCCTTCTCTGCCACTGCGCGCTCGATAGCCGCGGCCGGGTCGTCGAAGTCGTCGACCTTCAGCCCGAACATCTGCAGCTGCTGGCGCAGCGGCAGGCGCGCTTCGGCGAGGTCGTCCACCAGCAGCGCGCGTTGTCCCCACAGCGCCGCAGCCGCGGTGTCGTCGTCGCACTCGACCTGCAATTCGGCAGTGAACCAGAAGCGGCTGCCGGCACTGGGCCGGCTGTCGACTCCGACCTGGCCACCCATCATTTTCGCGATCTGGCGGGTCAGCGCCAGCCCCAGGCCGGTACCGCCATGGCACCTGGAGATCTACCTGTCGGCCTGCTCGAAGGCTTCGAACAGTCCGGCCTGAGCCTCCGCCGACATACTGATGCCGGTGTCGCACACCTCGAAGCTCAGCAGTGCACGTGACCCACTTCACCGCAGCGTTTCGATGCGCAAGCGCACCCAACCCGCGTCGGTGAACATGACTGCGTTAGACAGCAGGTTGATCAGCGCCTGCGACAGCCGCGTCGGGTCACCACGCAGCCCGTCTGGCACATGGGCGGTGTCCAGCACGAGTTCCAGACCTTTCTCGCGCGCGCAGCCGGCGACCATCTCGAAAGTCTGCTGGAGCAAGCGATCGAGCGAAAAACCGGTGCTCTCAAGCGCCATCTTGCCGGCCTCGATCTTGGACAGGTCGAGAACGTCGTTGATCAGCCGCAGCAAGTGCTGGGCGGCACCGTCGACCTTGGCCAGTCGGCTGCTCTGTAGCGGGTCGCGCGTGTCGCGCGCGAGCAGATGCGTCAGCCCGATGATGGCATTCATCGGCGTGCGGATCTTATGACTCATGTGGGCGAGGAGAGCGCTCTTGGCGCGTCGCGGCTTCGGCCTCCTCGGCGCGATGTGCCAGCTCCTTCAGCGCATCGCGTTCACGACGGTCGCGCTGCGCGGTGATGCCGTACACCAGATCGTCCGCCGCCCCGGGGAGCAGGCTGATCTCATCTTCACCGAACGCGTCACGCTGCTCCGAATAGATGCCGAGGAAGCCACGAGTTTGCGTCCCGATCGTGAGCGGCAATGCGATCGACGAAGCGTATCCGCGCCTGGCGGCTTCTGCCCGCCAGTGCATGAACCGCGCATCGTTGGTGATGTCCCGCGTCACCTGGACCGTCTGCTCGCGAATGCACCGAGCGCCAGGTCCGCTCCCGCAATCGGTGTCGGCCCAAGTGAGATTCAGGTCCTCGAGATAGCCAATTTCAATTCCGGCGCAGGCGACAGCGCGAATGCTCCGGGCCGCGTCGTTTTCCGCCAACCCCACCCAGGCCATCCGATAGCCGCCATCTTTGACCATCACCGTGCAGATGGCCTGAGCCAGCGTCTGCTCGTCCTCAGCGCGGATCATGTGGTGACCACAAAGGCTGATCGTGCGAAACATGCGATTCAATTGCCGCAAACGCTCTGGAACCGACTGTGCAGGAGTCGTCATCTGAGGCGCTCGAAACTTCCCGCCTGCGTGACCATGCAACGCTCGAACTTTCGTCACGTGAGTGTCGGTCTTTGGCGCGGGCGATGGCAGACCCTTGTCGTCGCCGCCGCCATCTCGGAGTGTCAGTTCGACCACTACTGATACCGCTCCCAGTCGAGTTGATCTAGGTTGCGCACCAGCGCACGAGCCGTTGCAAACAGCGATTGCGCATGCGTACCACTGGCGCTGCCATCGCACAGAATGAACCCGTCGAAGCCGTCACGCGACAGGGCCCACGCCTGCGACCAACGCTCCGCATCGCCCAGGCTCGCACTGAGCAGGAAGTGCGCAGCATCGTTCACGAGGATGCACTGCAGTCCCTGTACCAGAGCTTCCGACTCGACTTCCGGCACGCGGATGTCAGTCGAGGGGTCGATCGCCACGAAGTGGAAGCCCGCCTCGGCAGCTGTCGACAGACATGCCCTTATCGCGCCCCTGCGATCTTCGACTCCTTGCAGGGTCAGCAGCCAGGCGATGCGTTCGTCGTGCGGTGCCATGTCACACCGCCAGTTGCCGTACCAGCGCCTCGCGATGGGCGGTGTTGCCGCCATCGCCTTCGAGCACGATGGCGCCGCGCTCCAGCACGTAGAAGCGCTGCACGAGGCCGATGGCGCGGTGCATGTTCTGCTCCACCAGCAGGATGGGGATACCGTCTCGGCGCAGCCCTTCCATCAGCGTGAAGATCTCGTCGACGATCTTCGGTGCCAGCCCCTCGGTCGGCTCGTCGATCAGCAGCAGACGCGGCGCCCCGACGAGCACGCGCGCCATGGCCAGCATCTGCTGTTCGCCGCCGGACAGCGTCGTGCCCATCTGGCCGCGCCGCTCTCCGAGGCGCGGAAAGCGCGAGTAGATCGCGTCGAGGCTGCGCCGGTCCTCGGCCCGGCTGCGGCCGGGGCTCTGCATGAAGCCGAGCACCAGGTTCTCCTGCACGGTCAGGCCGGGGAAGATGCGCCGGTCTTCGGGCACGAAGCCGATGCCGCGCCGGCAGATCCGCTCCGGCGGCAGGCCGCCGATCGGCTGCCCTTCCAGCAGCACCGCGCCGCGGCTCGGCGCCACCCAGCCGGCGATGGTCTTCATCACCGTGGTCTTGCCCACGCCATTGCGACCGAACAGGCCGACCACCTCCCCCGGCTCGACGCGCAGACTGACTCCTTGCAGAACATGGCTGAGGCCGTAGTGGGTGTGAACGTCACGCAGCTCAAGCATGGGCGGGCTCCTGGACTTCACCGAAATACGCCGCCTGGACGGCCGGGTCGGCGCGCACCGCCTCCGGCCGGCCTTCGGCCAGCTTCGCGCCCTGGTGCATGACGACCACGTGGTCCGACAGGTCCATGACCAGGTCCACGTCGTGCTCGACCAGCAGAATCGACAGCCCATCGTCGACCAGGCTGCGAATCAACGCCGCGGTGTCCTGCGTGTCGGCGTGGCTCATGCCCTGCGTCGGCTCGTCGAGCAGCAGCAGGCGCGGCCGTGCCGCCAGCGCCACGGCGATCTCCAGCCGGCGCTGCTCGCCATGCGAGAGAAAGCCCGCGAGGTCGTCGGCCCGTGCGTGCAGCGCGAAGCGCTCGATCAATTCGTCGACGCGGCGCTGCGCGGCCCGGCTAGCCGAGACGTGCCGCAGCAGGCCACGGCCGCCCTCGACGAACTGCGCGGCCAGGCGCAGGTTTTCGCGCACCGGCAGCTCGAAGAACAGGTTGGTGATCTGGAACGATCGCGACAGCCCCGCCGCGAGCATGCGCTCGGGGCTCGCGCCGGTCAGGTCGCGCCCCTCGAACGTCACGCGGCCGGCGCTGGGCCGGATGGCGCCGCTGATCAGGTTGAAGAGGCTGCTCTTGCCGGCACCGTTGGGTCCGATCACGGCGGTGATCTGGCCGCGCTGCGCGTCGAAGCCGACGCCGTTGACCGCCACCAGCGAACCGAAGCGGACCGTCAGGTCGCGCACCTGCAGGATGGGCAGGGTGGCATCGTTCATCGGCGGCTCCAGCGGCGCTCCAGGGCCGGCGCGAGGTAGCCGATCAGCCCCTTGGGGAAGAAGATGACCGACACGACGAACAGCGCGCCGATCGCGATGGCATGGTGGGCGGTGAAGGAGCCCACCACGGACTTCAGCGCCGTCAGCAGCGCCGAGCCGTAGAGCGCGCCGACGAAGCTGCCGGTGCCGCCGACGATCACGTTGATCACCGCATTGCCCGAGACCTGGAAGAACATCAGCTCGGGCGAGACGAAGCCCCGCAGCATCGGGTAGAGCGCCCCGCTGAGCGCCGCGATGTCGGCCGCGAGCACGAAGGCGGCCAGCTTGTAGCGCCACGGGTCGAAGCCGAGGAAGGCCAGGCGCTGCTCGTTGGTGCGGATCGCGTCGAGCGTGCGGCCGAAGGGCGTGTCCATCAGCCGCATCAGCAGCGCCAGCAGCAGCGCCATGCCGGCCAGCACGAGCAGGAAGAAGCTCGGCGCATGGGCCGTGTCCAGGCTGGCCACGCCGAGGCCGACGACGGGCGCCGGCACGCCGATCAGCCCGTCCGATGCACCCAGCTCGCGGGTGTTGAAGACGATCTTGCTGACCACCTGGGCCAGCCCGAAGCTGATCAGCGCGAAATACACGCCCTTGGCCCGGATCGCGATCAGCCCGCCGACCAGGCCGACCAGCGTGCCGCTGACCAGCACCAGCGCCAGGGCCAGCGGCAGCGAGGGTGCCAGGTGCTTGAGCGTCAGCGCCGACACATAGGCGCCGAAGCCGAAGAACAGCGCCTGCCCCAGTGGCAGCAGGCCCGTGCGGCCGAGCAGCAGGTCCACGCTGAGCGCCAGGCCGCCGAAGATCAGCGCCTCGGTGGCCAGCCGGAAGAAGAAGACGTCGCCCAGCGTGGCCGCGACGGCCGCGAACAGCAGCGCCATCGCGAAGAAGGCATAGCTCAGTGCGCGCACCGCGGAACGCCGTGTGCCGGCGGATGGGGCGGTCGCCCGCCCGATGGTCAGTGCCTCAACCATGGCCGAGCCTCCCGAACAGACCGTGCGGGCGCCACATCAGCACCAGCACCATGATTCCGAACAACAGCGGGTCGCTCCACACCGGCGAGGTGTAGAGGCTGGAGATCGACTGCACCTGGGTCAGCAGCAGCCCGGCAATCACCGCGCCCTTGATCGAGCCCATGCCGCCGATGATCACCACGCTGAACGCGATCAGCACGAAGTCGCGACCCATGGTCGGGAAGACCGAATAGATCGGTGCGAGCAGCACCCCCGACAGGCCCGCCAGCGCCACCCCGAAGGCAAAGGTGCCGGCGTAGACCACGCTGACCGGCACGCCCAGCGATGCGGCCATGTGCCGGTCGTAGGCGGCGGCGCGCACCATCGCGCCGAGCCGCGTCCGGAACACCACCGCCCACACCACCGCGATCACCGCGGCGCCCACCGCCATCAGGAACAGGCGGTAATTGGGGAAGAACAGCCCGAACATCTCGGTGGCGCCGCTGATCGGCTGCTCGATGCGCATCGGATTCGCGCCGAAGACGATCTTCAGGATGTCCTCCAGGATGATGGCGATGCCGAAGGTCAGCAGCAGCGTCAGCGTGTGGCGGTCCTTGCTGTTGAAGACCCGCTGGATCAGCGCGCGCTCCGTCGCGTAGCCCAGCGCCGCCATCAGCAGCGGCGTCAGCGCCAGCGCCCACCAGAACGGCAGGCCCATGCCGATCAGCGCCAGCGCCGCATACGCACCGATCGCGTAGAACTCGCCATGCGCCATGTTGATGACGTCGAGCAGGCCGAAGATAATCGTCAGCCCGAGCGCCATCAGCACCACCGCCACGCCGATGGACAGGCCGTTGACGACCTGTGGCGCCAGCACGAATTGCAGCCAGTCCAGCATGGGGCCGCCTCAGAACCGGCTGCAGGCGTCGGGGCCGATCGCCGCCGCGGCAGCGACCTTGCCGACGATCTGGAACTGGCCGCCTTCGACCTTCACGGCGTACATGTCCTGCATCGCCTGGTGGTCGCCCGCGCGCATCGTCTTCGTGCCCTGCGGCGTCGCCCACTGCAGGCCGCGCATGGCCTCGCGCACCTTGTCGGTGTCGGTGCTCTTGGCTTTCTCCACTGCTGCCTTGTAGAAGAACAGCACGCCGTAGGAATCGGCGCCGTACAGATCCGGCTTGGACTTGTTCGCCGCCTCGAAGTCGGCGACGAACTTGCGGTTCTCGGCCGAGTCGATGCTCGGGGAGTAGCCAACGCCGGTGACGAAGCCGTCGGCGGCCTTGCCGATCGCAGCGAGGTTCTGCGAGGTCACCGTGCCCGATGCACCGAGGACCTGCACGTTGCGGTTGACGCCGAACTCGGCCATCTGCGTGAACAGCCGCACCGTGTCGTTGCCCGCCACCGAGGTGTAAATCACCGTCGGGCGCGCGCCGCGGATCTGGCCGAAGTACGGCGAGTAGTCCTTGTTGTCCAGCGGCGCGAACACCTCGCCAGCGGTCTTGGCGCCCTTGCCCTCGGCGGCCGCCTTGAAGGCCGCCACCGTGCTGCGGCCCATCTCGTAGTCAGGCCCCAGGTAGAAGACGTTGGCGTTCTTCTGCGTCGAGGCCATCCAGTCGGCCAGCGCGGCGCTCTGCATGCCGGCACGCGCGTTGACGCGGAACACGTTGGGGCTGCACTTGTCGGCGGTGATCGAATCGGCGAACGACACAGTGGTCGCGATCAATCGGTTGTTGCGCTCGGCCACCTGGCCCACGGCCAGGGTCGAGCCCGAGTTCACCGTGCCGGTCAGGAAGTCAACCTTGCCGACCTGGAACAGCTTCTCGGCCTTCTGCGTGGCCACGGCCGGGTTAGCCTCCTCGTCCTCATAGACCAGTTCCAGCTTGCGACCCATCACGCCGCCGGCCGCATTGATCTGCGCGGCGGCGAGGTCCAGGCCCCA encodes the following:
- a CDS encoding ABC transporter ATP-binding protein; its protein translation is MLELRDVHTHYGLSHVLQGVSLRVEPGEVVGLFGRNGVGKTTVMKTIAGWVAPSRGAVLLEGQPIGGLPPERICRRGIGFVPEDRRIFPGLTVQENLVLGFMQSPGRSRAEDRRSLDAIYSRFPRLGERRGQMGTTLSGGEQQMLAMARVLVGAPRLLLIDEPTEGLAPKIVDEIFTLMEGLRRDGIPILLVEQNMHRAIGLVQRFYVLERGAIVLEGDGGNTAHREALVRQLAV
- a CDS encoding branched-chain amino acid ABC transporter permease: MLDWLQFVLAPQVVNGLSIGVAVVLMALGLTIIFGLLDVINMAHGEFYAIGAYAALALIGMGLPFWWALALTPLLMAALGYATERALIQRVFNSKDRHTLTLLLTFGIAIILEDILKIVFGANPMRIEQPISGATEMFGLFFPNYRLFLMAVGAAVIAVVWAVVFRTRLGAMVRAAAYDRHMAASLGVPVSVVYAGTFAFGVALAGLSGVLLAPIYSVFPTMGRDFVLIAFSVVIIGGMGSIKGAVIAGLLLTQVQSISSLYTSPVWSDPLLFGIMVLVLMWRPHGLFGRLGHG
- a CDS encoding branched-chain amino acid ABC transporter permease, yielding MVEALTIGRATAPSAGTRRSAVRALSYAFFAMALLFAAVAATLGDVFFFRLATEALIFGGLALSVDLLLGRTGLLPLGQALFFGFGAYVSALTLKHLAPSLPLALALVLVSGTLVGLVGGLIAIRAKGVYFALISFGLAQVVSKIVFNTRELGASDGLIGVPAPVVGLGVASLDTAHAPSFFLLVLAGMALLLALLMRLMDTPFGRTLDAIRTNEQRLAFLGFDPWRYKLAAFVLAADIAALSGALYPMLRGFVSPELMFFQVSGNAVINVIVGGTGSFVGALYGSALLTALKSVVGSFTAHHAIAIGALFVVSVIFFPKGLIGYLAPALERRWSRR
- a CDS encoding response regulator; this encodes MSRCHGGTGLGLALTRQIAKMMGGQVGVDSRPSAGSRFWFTAELQVECDDDTAAAALWGQRALLVDDLAEARLPLRQQLQMFGLKVDDFDDPAAAIERAVAEKAAGRGYDVLLLDHRMAPHDGPQTLGRLRAMLGTTLPPAILVSADDDELSHRKALAAGFIGLLPKPVSSTKLHDILAGVLLGASPCRAPQATALGPSEVLLRARHHGSRVLLAEDSPINQEVARELLCATGLAVDVVGNGQQAVDRALSGRYDLVLMDIQMPEVDGLEAARRIRAGGRSALPIVAMTASAYGEDRQDCLDAGMNDHVAKPVDPKRLYATLARWLPSDATRVVTPADAPQLVPLPQQLRLQEQLAGIERQDVEREMHVAGGSPDLLMRLLHFFVEAYGDTTIALTPGHTYSLRGACATVGAVRLAAA
- a CDS encoding ABC transporter substrate-binding protein, whose translation is MNRHHLNSLAAALAIAAPLAASAQTAPIRVGVVTPLSGTYAGIGQQVKWGLDLAAAQINAAGGVMGRKLELVYEDEEANPAVATQKAEKLFQVGKVDFLTGTVNSGSTLAVGQVAERNNRLIATTVSFADSITADKCSPNVFRVNARAGMQSAALADWMASTQKNANVFYLGPDYEMGRSTVAAFKAAAEGKGAKTAGEVFAPLDNKDYSPYFGQIRGARPTVIYTSVAGNDTVRLFTQMAEFGVNRNVQVLGASGTVTSQNLAAIGKAADGFVTGVGYSPSIDSAENRKFVADFEAANKSKPDLYGADSYGVLFFYKAAVEKAKSTDTDKVREAMRGLQWATPQGTKTMRAGDHQAMQDMYAVKVEGGQFQIVGKVAAAAAIGPDACSRF
- a CDS encoding histidine kinase dimerization/phospho-acceptor domain-containing protein, encoding MSHKIRTPMNAIIGLTHLLARDTRDPLQSSRLAKVDGAAQHLLRLINDVLDLSKIEAGKMALESTGFSLDRLLQQTFEMVAGCAREKGLELVLDTAHVPDGLRGDPTRLSQALINLLSNAVMFTDAGWVRLRIETLR
- a CDS encoding GAF domain-containing protein; protein product: MFRTISLCGHHMIRAEDEQTLAQAICTVMVKDGGYRMAWVGLAENDAARSIRAVACAGIEIGYLEDLNLTWADTDCGSGPGARCIREQTVQVTRDITNDARFMHWRAEAARRGYASSIALPLTIGTQTRGFLGIYSEQRDAFGEDEISLLPGAADDLVYGITAQRDRRERDALKELAHRAEEAEAATRQERSPRPHES
- a CDS encoding ABC transporter ATP-binding protein, translating into MNDATLPILQVRDLTVRFGSLVAVNGVGFDAQRGQITAVIGPNGAGKSSLFNLISGAIRPSAGRVTFEGRDLTGASPERMLAAGLSRSFQITNLFFELPVRENLRLAAQFVEGGRGLLRHVSASRAAQRRVDELIERFALHARADDLAGFLSHGEQRRLEIAVALAARPRLLLLDEPTQGMSHADTQDTAALIRSLVDDGLSILLVEHDVDLVMDLSDHVVVMHQGAKLAEGRPEAVRADPAVQAAYFGEVQEPAHA